Proteins encoded within one genomic window of Gemmatimonadaceae bacterium:
- a CDS encoding carboxypeptidase regulatory-like domain-containing protein, which translates to MRIDRDDIAGTVTGPSGPEGGVWVIAETRDLPTRLAKIVVTDDRGRYLIPDLPAASYDVWVRGYGLVDSPRSRAKPGQQLDLTAVPAPNARAAAEYYPAGYWYSLLRVPGKEEFPGTGAQGNGIDPIIKDQSQWLRIIKSGGCTACHQLGTRGTRTIPPQLGDFGTHAEAWARRIRSGQAGGQMANTVQSMGGSRALAMFGDWTSRVAAGEVPPAPPRPAGIERNVVITQWDWADPKAYLHDLVSTDRRRPTVNAFGKMYGALELSADYLPVLDPRTNTASRVPLTVRDPSTPPASNQDSDQPSPFWGTEAIWTSRNNVHNPMMDARGRVWITSAVRPSDNPDWCKAGSLHPSARLFPVQRSGRHLAMYDPATKKLTHISTCFGTHHLMFAEDANNTLWTSGGGPVVGWLDTKKFDATLDEQGSQGWTALILDTNGNGKRDEYVEPTRPIEPTKDKRVNAGLYSVAPAPDGSVWGTSLGYPGALVRLSPGTNPPATALAELFEPPMKDGKPVAGYSPRGGDVDRDGVFWAAMASGHMASFDRRKCKGALNGPTATGQHCPEGWTFYKEPMPQFQGVTDDGSVEASYYTWVDQHDTFGLGRNVPINTGNAAEGLLVLKDGKWVVLRVPYPVGFYTKWLDGRIDDPNAGWKGRGLWATISTRAPFHMEGGAGQTSKVFHFQLRPDPLAR; encoded by the coding sequence GTGCGCATCGATCGTGACGACATCGCGGGGACGGTCACCGGCCCGTCGGGCCCCGAAGGGGGCGTCTGGGTGATCGCCGAGACGCGCGACCTCCCCACGCGCCTGGCCAAGATCGTCGTCACCGACGACCGCGGGCGATACCTCATCCCCGACCTCCCCGCTGCCAGCTACGACGTGTGGGTGCGCGGCTACGGATTGGTGGACTCGCCGCGTTCGCGCGCCAAGCCGGGACAGCAGCTCGACCTCACCGCCGTCCCCGCGCCTAACGCGCGCGCCGCCGCGGAGTATTACCCGGCCGGCTACTGGTACTCGCTGCTGCGCGTCCCCGGCAAGGAGGAGTTCCCCGGGACGGGGGCGCAAGGGAACGGGATCGATCCGATCATCAAGGACCAGTCGCAATGGCTCCGGATCATCAAGTCCGGCGGCTGCACGGCGTGCCACCAGCTTGGCACCAGGGGAACGCGCACCATCCCGCCACAGCTCGGCGATTTCGGCACGCACGCCGAGGCGTGGGCGCGGCGCATACGCTCGGGGCAGGCGGGGGGACAGATGGCCAACACCGTGCAGTCCATGGGAGGATCGCGTGCGCTGGCGATGTTTGGCGACTGGACGTCGCGCGTTGCGGCTGGCGAGGTCCCGCCGGCGCCGCCGCGCCCCGCGGGTATCGAGCGCAACGTCGTCATCACCCAGTGGGACTGGGCCGACCCCAAGGCGTACCTGCACGACCTCGTCTCCACCGACCGGCGCCGCCCCACGGTGAACGCCTTCGGCAAGATGTATGGCGCCCTCGAGCTGAGCGCCGACTATCTCCCCGTCCTCGACCCCAGGACCAACACGGCGAGCCGCGTCCCGCTCACCGTGCGCGACCCGTCAACGCCCCCCGCCTCGAACCAGGACTCCGACCAGCCGTCGCCATTCTGGGGGACGGAAGCGATCTGGACGTCGAGGAACAACGTGCACAATCCGATGATGGATGCGCGCGGGCGCGTGTGGATCACCTCGGCGGTGCGCCCGTCGGACAATCCCGACTGGTGCAAGGCCGGATCGTTGCACCCGTCGGCTCGGCTGTTTCCCGTGCAGCGCAGCGGACGGCATCTCGCCATGTACGACCCCGCGACGAAGAAGCTCACGCACATCAGCACCTGTTTCGGGACACACCACCTGATGTTCGCCGAGGATGCCAACAACACGCTGTGGACCAGCGGGGGCGGCCCGGTGGTCGGCTGGCTCGACACGAAGAAGTTCGACGCCACACTCGATGAGCAGGGATCGCAAGGGTGGACGGCGCTCATCCTCGACACCAACGGTAACGGGAAGCGCGACGAGTACGTGGAGCCGACGCGCCCAATCGAGCCGACGAAGGACAAACGGGTGAACGCCGGGCTGTACTCGGTGGCACCGGCGCCCGACGGTTCCGTCTGGGGGACGTCGCTGGGCTATCCCGGAGCGCTCGTTAGGTTATCGCCGGGAACGAACCCGCCCGCCACCGCGCTCGCAGAGCTGTTCGAGCCACCAATGAAGGATGGGAAGCCGGTGGCCGGTTACTCTCCGCGCGGCGGCGACGTCGACCGCGATGGTGTGTTCTGGGCGGCGATGGCGAGCGGGCACATGGCATCGTTCGACCGGCGCAAGTGCAAGGGGGCGCTCAACGGCCCCACCGCCACGGGTCAGCACTGCCCCGAAGGGTGGACCTTCTACAAGGAGCCGATGCCGCAGTTCCAGGGTGTCACCGACGATGGGAGCGTGGAAGCTTCGTACTACACCTGGGTGGACCAGCACGACACCTTTGGCCTCGGGCGCAACGTCCCGATCAACACCGGGAATGCAGCCGAAGGGCTGCTCGTCCTCAAGGACGGAAAGTGGGTGGTGCTGCGCGTCCCGTACCCTGTGGGGTTCTACACCAAGTGGCTCGACGGGCGGATCGACGACCCCAACGCTGGCTGGAAGGGACGCGGGCTCTGGGCGACCATCAGTACCCGCGCCCCCTTCCATATGGAGGGCGGTGCCGGGCAGACCAGCAAGGTCTTCCACTTCCAGTTGCGGCCTGATCCGCTGGCGAGGTAG